In the Hevea brasiliensis isolate MT/VB/25A 57/8 chromosome 8, ASM3005281v1, whole genome shotgun sequence genome, AAATTGTTGTGTGATAAATCTAAGCTTTCTAAGCTTTGCAGACCACCAAAACTCAATGGTATTCTTCCAGAGAGTTTGTTTTGTGACAAGTTCAGTGACTTCAAATTTTTCAACCCACCTAAACTGTTAGGAATTTCACCTGATAATTGATTGTTAGATAGGTCTAAAAAAGTATATAGTTGAAGGTTTTTATTTGGTAGACCTCGCTTTAAGTTCTTCCAAAAGACTTCCAATTCATGAAATAACAAATTTTTTTGATTTggtagccaaaatacagtttcCGTAAGCCCAATTCCAGAAAACAAAATAATTTGACTTGTGATATCTGATAAAATACTTGATGAGAAATCATGATGATTGATCATCCTGGAAAGATTTCCTAAAGTATGTGGGATTATTTTGCTAAGGTTATTGCAAGAGAGATCAAGTATTTGAAGACTGCTAAGACTTGACAAATGAATTGGAATTGACCCTTGGAAAGAATTATTTCTAGGATTCAAAATTTGGAGAGAAGACATCTGTGAgagaaaatttgagatttcaccTCCAATGTTGTTGCTATGGagatcaagatattccaactggttCAAATTTGAGAGATTTTGAGGCAAGACGTGAGAAAACTCATTTTGGCTTAACACAAGCACTTTTATGCCCAAAGGAAAAGTTGTAGGAACCTGACCAGATAGTTTGTTGGAAGAAAGATCAACATAAAGCAATGACGAATTTGGATTAAACACTGGAAATTGATGGCTTGAAAATCTGTTGCTTGACAAATCCAGCAAcacaagtttaagcatatttgagaTGGATGTAGGAATTGGTCCAGAGAAATTGTTCCCTGACAGCCTGAGCATTTTCATTTCAGTGGCTTGACCTATAGTATCTGGTAATAATCCCAACAAATTATTATTTGAAAGTATGAGGAAATTTAAAGACTGAGATTGAAATAAGTGAGGTGGCAGAGAACCTGAAAGCTTGTTATTTGATAAAAGCAAACCTGAAAGATCTCTTTGAGCCAACCATTGAGGGAGAGTTCCTTCAAGGTTATTATTACTCAAGTCCAAGAAGGTAAGGTCGGTCTGGTTGGAAATCCAAATGGGAATTTGCCCTGAAAGATTGCAAGATTTCAATGATAGATGCATTAACATGCACCTTGGTGCTATTCTCGCATTTTTCAAAACAAGTTTGTTCTCCCCAAGACCCAAGTCTAAGAGGTAGTTGAAATCGAACAACCATGTTGGGATCTCACCAACGAACAGATTATTTTCTAAATCAAGTATTTGTAATTGTTCCATCTTATGAATTGATGGAGGGATCTCTCCAGACAAATTGTTGTCACATAACAGCAGCCATCTTATGTTGGAGAGGTTGCCAATCTCAGTTGGTAACTCCATGGTGAGAAAATTTTGTCCCAAATTCAATTCCTCTAAACTTTTCAAATGTGAAAGTGATGGTGGAATTGCTCCAGATATTTTGTTATTGGGTAGTGAAAGCCACTGCAAATTAGTGAGATTTCCAATCTGTGTTGGAATCTCTCCATGGATTGAGTTACTACTCAAGTAGAGCCGCTTCAAGTTGGAAAGATTTCCGAAGTTGGTGCCTAATGTCCCTTCAATCAAATTATAACTCATGTCGAGTTTCTCCAGATGCCTTAAAGAAAACAAAGAGGGAGGAATGGAGCCGTTGAAACTATTACCTTGCATATCAAGTGATACAAGGTTACTTAAATTGGCAAGCCCAACTCCCGGGATTTCACCATGTATATTATTATAAGAAATGTCGAGTGAAATGAGGGTTTGCAAGTGAAAGAGTGGAGCTAAAATATCAGATGTCACTACAGGTTTCAAGTCTTGTGAGGGAATGAGATCAGACAAGTCAAgaagattcaccttttgcaaaGTACAGTGGAGTAGTCGCCACTGACAGCAGTCATCAGATGTGGAGTTCCACGTCTCTAACCCATAAAGGTCCGTGTTAGAATTGGAGGAAGTGTTTCCGAGTAATAGAAATTTGAAATGGAGGAGGGCTTCTTTCTGATATGGAGGGCAACAAAGAGAAggggagatgaagaggaagaagaagaatatgAAAAAGGGATCAAACAAGAGGCTTAGTTTGGCCATTGTTGTGTTCATTGCACTTCCCTTCTATACTTATAATTGTAATCTTTAGTTCTTTACACCATTGGTTTCTTTTTGTGCTGTTGACTTTTACCTTTTTCAAATGTCAACTTTACCCATTTAACACTCCAagaatttctttaattattttaagcAATATCATAACtccagaaaataaataaaaattaatcaatAAGGGTATGATTTTCttataaactaatattaaattttcttatatttaataaatatttttccaattaACCTAAATAGTTGAGGAAAACATTTACCTACACgatatatttttttcataaaaaaatggttatatatcaatattaaaatttttaaattttaaacatgATAAGGCAtgtttttaaaaaatgaaaaatgcttaaattttgtaaataattttttttatgaatggtaatttaaatataaatattgtaggtttaatttaatttatttttaattttttattaaattaatttaaaatttttaatttaattaaaaaataaagaaattaacctTGTTGATTTATTAAttggtttttaaattttttttataaataattattttattaaaaaaataaaaatcataaattgATTGTTAATAACCACATATTTCAGTCAATTATAAAAATCGATTGCAAATCTATTTTTTTTAGTGATAAAGAAAATATTTACTTACATGCACTTTTTATTTCATAACAAAaaaacttttatatttttatttattaacatAGTCATTTAATATGTGAATGCCATAATAAAcaatataatttaaatacatATTCTTATCTTAGAAAATAAGTTACCCAATTTAACTTTTACTTTTATATGATAATTTTTTGTTAGGTAAAAGCCATACACTTTCACTTAAAATGGTCTCTCAAGACCACTAGCGTCGACTCGCGCTAGAATGACTATCCAATCCCCCAGGAAGCAGAAGATAAATTTAGACTCCTTTTGtttgataaaaaatataatatttttttttttatattttttgatgTTTAAGGCATTTAGAAAAATaggataataaaaaatattttcttagtaaaaggaaaaattaagttatttttaaggaaaatgacttttattttttaaaagatgaagttattttttattttttattttttaaattttgataattttattaatatatgaacacacttatatatatatacatgaaataaatacatattattaatttaatattataatcaaacaacaaaaaatatttttttatgaaatactttacataaaaaatatttttatgtgtaaatttctttttttcatgAAACAAACATAGCTTACTTAAGTGATAAGAATGAGCATTACACATGTGAATATCTCATTatgttttattagaaattctatcatTTCCTATGGCCCTTCACTATTATCAAATGCAAAGATGGTTCAAAAATGATTAGACTTAGACATCGTTTGGatcaataaatattaattacaatttaaaAGTTGGAATTTAAAGAAGCCAAATttgaaaacttttttttttcataaaatcaaACTTTACTCCATTAGCTTCTTTTTTTGCAGTTGACTCCACCTTTCTTAATTTTCAACACTCCCATCCATAGCCAAGAATATGTTTCTTGCTTCAGTTATTATAATCAATCATGActccataaaataaataaagtaaatCAATAATGGTATGTTTTTTCTTCTAATTATTTTATTGTAGAATTAAGAGAGTGACAATTTAAATCTAGCACCCCCCGACCAAGTCAAGACATTATGTTTTTTTATTAGAAATCGATCTGATTAATTACACACtcctaattttaaatatataaacttTGGTTAGCACTTTTGTCCAATGAAAAGAAGCCATTTCCTTAAGTATGATTTGATATGCAACTTCCACTAAAAAATGGTCTCTAAAGACAAGACCACTAGCGTCAACTTGGCACTGACATGACTATCCAATCCCTGAGAAAGGAGAAGATAAATTTACTTAAGTGATAAGAATGAGCATCACAAATGTGAATATCTCATTATGTTTTATCAGAAATTCTATCATTTCCTATGGCAAAGATGGTTCAAAAATCATTAGACTTAGACATGGTTTGgatcaataaaattaattacaatttaaaaGTTGGAATTTAAAGAAGCCAAATTTGAAAACTTTTTATTTCATAAAATCAAACTTTACTCCAttagcttcttttttttttgcaGTTGACTCCACCTTTTTTAATTTTCAACTTTACCCATGAAACACTCCCATCCACAGCCAAGAATATGTAACTCtattctaattaatttttttaccaATTATAATGACTCAAtctcctcaacacttctccaattcactctaacaTTATtggtgaattaaaattattagttttatgattttttttttcttctattcaTCGATCATAACTAATTCTTCCCGTTAAATGTCaatctcaaaaattaaaataaaattttaaaagtgtttgattattatatttattaaatatgttCAATTTAGCCTATTTTTAACTTGTTATTAAAATAatctaaaaattttcatttttgttcaatttaactaaaaaataaagaaattgagctTATTGATTTGTGAATCAATTGCTAACTTTTTTGTAAAtaacttttttattaaaaaaataaaaatcaaaaatCGGTTGTAAAATTGATTACTaataataattgattttattaagtTTCAAAAATTAGTTATAAATCTATTTTTTAATTGATAAGGAAAATATTTACCAACATGCATTTTTTATTTCACAACAAAAAAATTTTACACATATATATGTTGATTTAATAACATATTCATTCAATATGTGAATGCtataataacaataaaatttaaataaatgttcttATCTTAGAAACTAATTAAGTGACTCcaatttaacttttatttttatataataattttattttattagataAAGCCATACACTTCAATATAAGAAAGAACTTTTATCTCACTTTCTACGTTTAATTAGACTaatttatgtaaatgaattagTCTGAATCTATTTTATAAAGTTGGATGGAAAGAAAGCATATAGTAAGGTGACTTTGCCAAAGCTGGGTTGTTGATTTGAAGAtgcaaattattattttataatagcaTATGAAACGGTTTGTGAAAAGCAAATATTGCATTAATTATGGttcatattaatttaaattattcctTTCAATGAACAAAAATAcatattaatcaaaattattgaagctttataattaaaaataaataaaactaacTAATAAGTGATTAAATTAGTGGCGTGAAATTGATCTTACGTAAATTTTATCTACAAAATCAGAGAGGTTTGAAttcttaaattattattattattgggagGATTTTATCTAAATATTAGTCTTGACTCGAATGTGAAAAAtcacatatttaaaaaaaataaataaaaaatagatgTAATGCAATTATTAAAAaacaattattaaaaaatattttattttaattattaattatataaaatattcatatatatatatatataacattaaaaaattatttataaaatttaagaatgtatttttaaaacttatattaaaatatatttaaacaattattcactagaaaattatttatgaaatttaaaaattaattttaaaaatgtttcttatatttaaaatttaagaattttaataataataatttaaacataaaaattgtCATATGATATATGTTTTACTTTATTTATGCATTTATTGATATATGACAACtactttaaataataatataaaataatctattaatcatcttatttcaaaatataaaattaaatgatatattatcaaatacaaaattatatccactattattagaaaatttatatattaatatttgaaataaaatcagttttttatttaaatatttttgaattttaattactaaaattttatcttatactaaaaaagtaattattaaaaaataatattttttaatttaattttcggttAGATTAGAAAAAGGAAGAGTTATTGtttcaaaaatatattaatataataaataattattcactagaaaattatttataaaatctaagcatttattttttaaaaacatttcttgtatttaaacttttaaaatataataacaataataataatttttaaaatcgcCATATAGTATACTTTTTTTCTACTTTATTTATCCTTTTATTGGTATATGAAATAAAACATTTATTTTCAAAAACATTTCTTATATTTAtccttttttctatttatttattcttttttCTACTTTCTTTTCATGTAGTACTTTCTTGCACATCAATTCcacacaagagagaagaaaactgTTGAGACAGTGGGTATAGAATAGGCTTTAAGGGGTGataaatcactatctttaaggtattaattgcccccattATATTGCTATAAGGTTATgacaatatacctccaggatacaataAAGACACATCtatctatctccaatagatacaatTGTTTGTGTAAAAGACATAATTATTTATTAACAGACATCTATACAAACAGttctatacaaacagttgtaactgtttgtatagaatagacatgaCTTTTTATTAATAGACAtctatacaaacagttgtgactgtttgtatagaattgacatgtctgtttattaatagacatatctacttgttaataaatacatctgttcgtaatttatttacgaatATTACaacaatataattattttatttcacatatatacgtgccaagtgccataatagaataatatatatatatatatatataattctatacatatttcactcttgccATTTATTCACTTtctaatattttaacaatataggaattctttctctctatactatctaacatacaagctatttataacaatcccccacttagcatgtattgttagatcccattgtttcatgcataatgaaaagtatttttcgatttaaacttttccttagtgtaaatatttcaaagttctaaagaaatcatggtggccttagcttaaacctagattcctattaaataaAACCGAAAATATTACACACACAAATCAATTAGTTTGACTtaaaaagttcaccaaaattttagcacgaatatgACCTTGTGCTACCATCTGttttaatgaatatttacaaaagttattctcaTTTTTGCTTAAGTGgcaccacttcctatgttcatataggtgaagttttttttgtattaatattaaacttcattaagagtataaatactcatcctcattccattaacttagtacactaagtacttaattacaacatttactaataacttgttgttaccctttaaactttatttagtaataatactataaagtagggttTCCATCTgtagtaaatttaatggaatattctaaATCCTAATCAGCACATGCACTTATGATAGTAACTCTCGAGAGCCCTTTTATTAAAGGATTTGCTAGATTATTATAGGATTTAACATAAACATGGTAATAATACCATTAGAGACTAATTGTCTTACATTTTTATGTCTTAAGCTTATATGTATATACtttcaattgtatattttactataagcTTTAGCCATCATGATTTGGTTATCACAATATAAAGAATTAGATGGCATAGGTTGTGGCCACAACTTAATATCCGATAACAAGTTTCTCAGCCATTCTGCTTCTTTACCAACATTCGCCAAAGTTATAAATTCGGATTCCACCGTAGAATgagttatacaagtttgtttctttgatgtCCAAGAAACAGAACCTCCACCTAAAGTGGACACCCAACCAAAGGTTGACTTAATATCCTTAGTACTACTTATCTAATTGGGATTTGTATAACTCTAGGATCTCCACCATATTTGTTTCACTAGTCAACCATATAATCACATATTTATAACATGAACTACATAAATAATTCACAGTCTAGATATGTACCTTATTTGCAGAAATAAATTCTCCATAACTTCTTTAAAATGAAAGCATCCAAAAATAAAGAACCAAGCTAaacttgcacacacacacacaaatgcaTACTCATTTGTCCTTTTGTCACTTCTTACAAATGACTTGTAAGGCTCTTATTTTTACTACTCATAAAGTACCAACCTTTTGGCCAATAAATTCATCTCTTCATATATGTAACTATTAAGAAGAATAGCATCTTTTAATTTGGTTACATCTTTTTACCAAGGGACACAACTCTTTGCATGGATACAACTCATTATATGGTTTTAACAAAATTGGAAATTTATCGCTATATAATCTATAATTTATAATTCcttttttaaatatccaaaaacccTTGAAATTTCTTTCCAATATTCCACACTAGGATTATTAgtatatcttaataatttacatatTGCAAAAACAATATCAGGAGTAGTGCAATGCATAGCTGTAATCCTCACTTTACGTTGTCTGTATGTTTCACTGTTCTGACGTCTAATGTCTGCCCTAGAAAGTCGGAATGTTTGGAACTAcccttaattgacagtgaggaagcataaaataatgaaatatatgatgagaaaaattaagaaaaaaaaaagagataaaatgtgactaagttaaacgaaccaaacccgtagcgatgggtgaccgcaccggaaagttacggcgaggaccgttgactagccctggactgcgaagaaatcgagaaaatatttttaggacataattaaaggtctactgaggtgtaattgacattggaaatgtcaaagaaaaattaataagttagtataaacgaaaaacaaaaattaaagaaatcggtgggTCAAGGAattaatcggtgttaccgaaaaatcgaaaatATAACCCgagaaggggcattttggtcatttgacacctagagttggcttttgacttaaatgtccatgaaaaataagtggtagtacattttgaaaattgaatgaaaaatgagattaaagataaaatgaaattaagagaaattaagagaaattaaattgagataattgaaaattaataagTAAACTATAttaaactaagttagtgctccactaagtggggTTGGTGGACATATAAAACTAAGTGGACAgcatgcaaattcactttcttcctcattttttttaCTTTGCCGAAttactttctcaagttcttccatggccaaatgttcttccaagctctcctcccatggccgtttcatgtaagccttcatctacccatcttcaagccttgattttaataagttccttcattaaacttagtctacacatcatgggcaatgtattgggagcaaaaagaaagagtt is a window encoding:
- the LOC110654898 gene encoding receptor-like protein 46, with product MAKLSLLFDPFFIFFFFLFISPSLCCPPYQKEALLHFKFLLLGNTSSNSNTDLYGLETWNSTSDDCCQWRLLHCTLQKVNLLDLSDLIPSQDLKPVVTSDILAPLFHLQTLISLDISYNNIHGEIPGVGLANLSNLVSLDMQGNSFNGSIPPSLFSLRHLEKLDMSYNLIEGTLGTNFGNLSNLKRLYLSSNSIHGEIPTQIGNLTNLQWLSLPNNKISGAIPPSLSHLKSLEELNLGQNFLTMELPTEIGNLSNIRWLLLCDNNLSGEIPPSIHKMEQLQILDLENNLFVGEIPTWLFDFNYLLDLGLGENKLVLKNARIAPRCMLMHLSLKSCNLSGQIPIWISNQTDLTFLDLSNNNLEGTLPQWLAQRDLSGLLLSNNKLSGSLPPHLFQSQSLNFLILSNNNLLGLLPDTIGQATEMKMLRLSGNNFSGPIPTSISNMLKLVLLDLSSNRFSSHQFPVFNPNSSLLYVDLSSNKLSGQVPTTFPLGIKVLVLSQNEFSHVLPQNLSNLNQLEYLDLHSNNIGGEIPNSLGGLKNLKSLNLSQNKLSGRIPLSFGGLQSLESLDLSHNNFFGEIPCTLANLFELSYLDLSNNKLEGRIPSGPQMDRMDEPNSYANNSGLCGMQINISCEKVPSEPKLKEEKTKKSNSWEIWFSWEMAVIGYPSGFLSTVLVMYVIGYFNITPQPGLIRSSCYVLSCTAASLFPLLPQKIVTLFFFCTTMVVFNDNEST